The following are encoded together in the Gemmatimonadota bacterium genome:
- a CDS encoding TetR/AcrR family transcriptional regulator, translated as MKRKTGPTRPPKTEQLPAPKRKGGAVAPHTVAPQIDASAAQQELRQRSQLLWEEQARPSRGPKPALRREDVIAAAISLADANGLSALTMHAVAERLGFTTMALYRYFPSKEALIDASVDAALGTPPERDGAYEGWRQEIRHWAFAKRAMLCARPWLAELPFVAAPHGPNWLSWHEAFLQTLADTGLSPEDMMDLLGLVDGYVRGSSDTAISLARARSQGVSDAEWAQAVGADLSRAVNDARYPVLSAILSSASGGTKSDAPLPTRGGRMRTMDEHFEFGLGRVLDGIQCYMDSLGAP; from the coding sequence ATGAAACGAAAGACCGGCCCCACGCGGCCGCCGAAAACCGAGCAGCTGCCGGCGCCGAAACGAAAAGGGGGCGCGGTGGCGCCCCATACGGTGGCGCCTCAAATAGATGCGAGTGCGGCACAACAGGAGCTGCGCCAGCGAAGCCAACTGCTCTGGGAAGAGCAGGCGCGACCGAGTCGTGGGCCAAAGCCGGCGCTCCGCCGCGAAGATGTGATAGCGGCGGCCATCAGTCTTGCCGATGCCAACGGCCTGAGCGCCCTCACCATGCACGCGGTGGCGGAACGGCTGGGATTCACCACGATGGCGCTCTACCGCTACTTCCCGAGTAAAGAAGCGCTGATCGACGCGAGTGTGGACGCGGCTCTTGGGACGCCGCCGGAGCGCGACGGTGCGTACGAGGGATGGCGCCAAGAAATTCGGCACTGGGCCTTTGCCAAACGGGCGATGCTCTGCGCGCGCCCGTGGCTCGCCGAGTTACCGTTTGTGGCCGCACCGCACGGTCCCAACTGGTTGAGTTGGCATGAAGCGTTTCTGCAGACTCTTGCCGATACTGGGCTCAGCCCGGAAGACATGATGGATCTGCTGGGACTCGTGGACGGCTACGTGCGCGGGAGTTCCGACACGGCCATCTCCCTTGCACGGGCGCGGTCGCAGGGGGTGTCGGACGCGGAGTGGGCGCAGGCGGTTGGTGCCGACCTTTCACGTGCCGTCAACGACGCGCGCTATCCGGTGCTCTCCGCCATTCTGTCGTCAGCATCCGGTGGCACGAAATCGGATGCGCCGCTGCCGACGCGCGGTGGCCGAATGCGTACGATGGACGAGCACTTTGAGTTCGGCCTAGGGCGAGTGCTCGACGGGATCCAATGTTACATGGACTCACTGGGAGCACCCTAG
- a CDS encoding DUF2306 domain-containing protein — protein MGAASVPRRFEWQLPAALIVLSVVPSAAGIARLAELARGATITAANARFFAMPLPAVLHLITVIPFCILGALQFAPSFRRRHRGWHRAAGRVLVACGLVAALTGLGMTLAYPWPAGDGVALYAERLVVGSAMLISILLAVNAIRRRDFVSHGAWMTRAYALGMGAGTQVLTHLPYFILVGTPTVPARAVMMGAGWVINVVVAEWVIRRRVSRVAGVAVPALS, from the coding sequence GTGGGCGCCGCGTCCGTGCCTCGGCGGTTCGAGTGGCAACTTCCTGCTGCCTTGATCGTGTTGAGCGTCGTTCCGTCGGCGGCGGGGATTGCTCGGCTCGCCGAGCTCGCACGCGGGGCCACGATCACGGCAGCGAACGCGCGGTTTTTTGCGATGCCGCTGCCGGCGGTTCTGCATTTGATCACGGTGATTCCATTTTGCATCCTCGGTGCGCTACAGTTTGCGCCATCGTTTCGGCGGCGCCACCGAGGATGGCATCGTGCTGCTGGTCGAGTGCTCGTGGCCTGCGGATTGGTGGCGGCACTCACCGGGCTCGGTATGACGCTGGCGTATCCATGGCCCGCCGGTGATGGCGTGGCGCTCTACGCCGAACGTCTTGTCGTTGGGTCGGCGATGCTGATTTCGATTCTTCTGGCGGTGAATGCCATTCGGCGGCGCGATTTTGTGAGCCACGGTGCGTGGATGACGCGCGCGTATGCGCTTGGGATGGGCGCTGGCACGCAGGTGCTGACGCATCTGCCGTACTTCATTCTCGTGGGAACGCCGACGGTTCCGGCGCGCGCGGTGATGATGGGCGCAGGATGGGTGATCAACGTGGTGGTGGCGGAGTGGGTGATTCGGCGGCGCGTGAGTCGAGTCGCTGGCGTTGCGGTGCCGGCATTGAGTTGA